From a single Solanum dulcamara chromosome 4, daSolDulc1.2, whole genome shotgun sequence genomic region:
- the LOC129888004 gene encoding uncharacterized mitochondrial protein AtMg00810-like, which yields MKDLGPFSYFLGIAITRHISSLFLSQRKYVAKIIDRAGISSCKPSPTLVSPKLKLGTTTSIPFEDPSLYGSLTRALQYLTFTRSDINFVVQQVCLFMHDPQDEHMNALKRIVRYLQGTLDDGLHFYPSSTTTLVSYTDVDWGGCLDSRRLTLGYCVFMVDKLISWSTKRQATLSHSSVETEYRGVANVVSESCWLRNLLLELHCSIPQATLIYCDNVSAIYLAGNPFQHQRTKHIEMDIHFVREKVARGQIKCN from the exons ATGAAGGATTTGGGCCCGTTTAGTTATTTCTTGGGCATTGCTATTACTCGTCATATAagtagtttatttttatctcaaaGGAAGTATGTGGCCAAGATCATTGACCGAGCTGGCATATCATCGTGTAAGCCATCTCCTACTTTGGTTTCTCCAAAATTGAAGCTCGGGACTACTACGAGCATACCGTTTGAGGACCCATCTCTTTATGGGAGTCTTACAAGGGCATTACAATACCTCACATTCACGAGATCGGATATTAATTTTGTTGTGCAACAGGTATGCTTATTTATGCATGACCCACAGGATGAGCACATGAACGCTCTCAAGCGCATCGTGCGCTACCTACAAGGTACTTTGGATGATGGTCTTCACTTTTATCCCTCTTCCACAACCACTCTTGTCTCGTATACTGATGTTGATTGGGGTGGGTGCCTCGATTCACGGCGTTTGACTTTGGGTTATTGTGTCTTTATGGTTGATAAGTTGATCTCATGGTCCACCAAACGTCAAGCTACTTTGTCCCATTCGAGTGTAGAGACAGAATACCGAGGGGTTGCCAATGTGGTTTCTGAGTCGTGTTGGTTGCGAAACTTGCTTTTGGAACTTCATTGTTCTATTCCACAGGCTACTTTGATTTACTGTGATAATGTTAGTGCCATTTATCTAGCTGGTAATCCTTTTCAGCATCAACGCACTAAACACATTGAGATGGATATACATTTTGTACGGGAAAAGGTGGCTCGTGGCCAG ATCAAGTGTAATTAG
- the LOC129885747 gene encoding ABC transporter G family member 1-like yields MPNQGSKNVVELIEIVPQYGEVFLTWEDLWVTASSLKDGNKSILKGLTGYARPGELLAIMGPSGCGKSTLLDTIAGRLGSSTRQSGDILINGRKQTLAYGTSAYVTQEDTLMATLTVKEAVYYSAELQLPNSMPKSEKKQIADMTMKEMGLQDAMETRIGGWSGKGISGGQKRRVSICLEILTRPKLLFLDEPTSGLDSAASYYVMKTIASQCQGRTIIASIHQPSAEVFSLFHSLCLLSSGRTVYFGPANAAIEFFALSGYHCPTLQNPSDHFLKTINSDFDQDIEEGPTRRKSTEEVINILIKSYSGSDKYRAVRSQVAEICKQEGEVLEKRSRANFATQSLVLTRRSFVNMSRDLGYYWMRLAVYIVIAVGLGTIYYDVGFSYSSIQARGSMLMFVATFITFMAIGGFSSFVEELKVFQQEKLNGHYGSGSFVIANTLSALPYLVLVSFIPGAITYFLTGLQGGFEHFMCFAVVLFTCMMLVESLMMIVASIVPNFLMGLITGAGIQALMCLSGGFFRLTNDLPRVFWKYPLHYVAFHKYAYQGLFKNEFEGLKINEEHMKGLIKGEDILRYKWEMDLDYSKWVDLAILLGMVFVYRLLFLLFVKAGEKVKPAVRAITSTSPKQINSAEIP; encoded by the exons ATGCCAAATCAAGGATCAAAGAATGTCGTCGAATTAATTGAAATTGTGCCACAATATGGAGAGGTTTTCTTGACGTGGGAAGATTTGTGGGTGACGGCTTCAAGCTTGAAAGATGGCAACAAATCCATTCTTAAAGGCTTAACAGGCTATGCAAGGCCTGGTGAACTCTTGGCTATCATGGGCCCTTCTGGCTGTGGCAAATCCACACTTCTTGACACAATAGCAG GGAGATTGGGATCGAGCACAAGGCAGAGTGGAGATATTCTAATCAATGGTCGCAAACAGACACTGGCGTATGGAACCTCT GCCTATGTGACTCAAGAAGATACTCTAATGGCAACACTCACAGTAAAAGAAGCTGTATACTACTCTGCTGAACTCCAACTCCCGAATTCCATGCCAAAATCAGAGAAAAAACAAATAGCAGACATGACTATGAAGGAAATGGGATTGCAGGATGCAATGGAAACAAGAATTGGAGGATGGAGCGGAAAAGGAATAAGTGGAGGACAGAAAAGGAGAGTCAGCATATGCTTGGAGATTTTAACGCGCCCTAAACTTCTCTTTCTTGATGAACCAACTAGTGGACTTGATAGTGCAGCGTCTTATTATGTCATGAAAACAATTGCAAGCCAATGTCAGGGGAGAACTATTATTGCCTCAATTCATCAACCTAGTGCTGAAGTTTTCAGTCtatttcattctttatgtctttTGTCTTCTGGAAGAACTGTCTACTTTGGACCTGCTAATGCAGCAATTGAG TTTTTTGCATTGAGTGGTTATCATTGCCCGACGCTCCAGAATCCATCTGATCATTTTCTCAAAACAATTAACAGTGATTTTGATCAG GACATTGAAGAAGGTCCAACTAGGAGGAAATCAACAGAAGAGGTGATTAATATCCTGATAAAGTCGTACAGTGGTTCTGATAAGTACAGAGCAGTTCGAAGTCAAGTTGCTGAAATCTGCAAACAG GAAGGTGAAGTATTGGAGAAAAGAAGCCGTGCCAACTTCGCAACTCAAAGCCTTGTATTGACAAGAAGATCATTTGTGAACATGTCCCGTGATCTTGGATACTACTGGATGCGCTTAGCTGTTTACATTGTAATAGCTGTAGGTCTTGGCACTATCTACTATGATGTTGGCTTTTCTTACTCTTCAATTCAG GCAAGAGGTTCCATGCTTATGTTTGTGGCAACGTTCATCACTTTTATGGCCATTGGTGGATTTTCCTCTTTTGTGGAAGAACTCAAG GTATTTCAACAAGAGAAACTAAACGGCCATTATGGCTCTGGTTCATTTGTCATTGCCAATACACTTTCTGCTTTACCATACTTGGTATTGGTATCTTTTATCCCAGGAGCTATTACGTATTTCCTTACGGGATTACAAGGTGGATTTGAGCATTTCATGTGCTTTGCAGTAGTCCTCTTCACGTGTATGATGTTAGTTGAGAGCCTAATGATGATTGTAGCAAGCATTGTGCCTAATTTCCTCATGGGATTAATAACTGGAGCAGGAATACAAGCACTTATGTGCTTAAGTGGAGGGTTCTTTCGATTAACAAATGATTTGCCTAGGGTATTCTGGAAGTACCCTTTACACTATGTCGCATTTCATAAGTATGCTTACCAAGGGCTATTCAAGAACGAATTTGAAGGACTAAAAATTAATGAGGAGCACATGAAGGGTTTGATCAAAGGGGAAGATATTCTGAGGTATAAATGGGAAATGGATCTGGATTACTCAAAGTGGGTGGATCTTGCCATTTTACTGGGGATGGTATTTGTTTACAGGCTATTGTTCTTGCTGTTTGTCAAGGCTGGTGAAAAGGTTAAGCCAGCTGTAAGAGCAATCACGTCTACCTCACCTAAGCAAATCAATTCGGCAGAAATACCTTAG